In Amyelois transitella isolate CPQ chromosome 13, ilAmyTran1.1, whole genome shotgun sequence, a genomic segment contains:
- the LOC106138025 gene encoding myosin heavy chain, muscle isoform X15, with amino-acid sequence MPKPVAQEGEDPDPTPYLFVSLEQKRIDQSKPYDGKKACWVPDEKEGFLQGEIKATKGDLVTVSLPGGETKDFKKDLVGQVNPPKYEKCEDMSNLTYLNDASVLYNLKQRYYHKLIYTYSGLFCVAINPYKRYPVYTTRCAKLYRGKRRSEVPPHIFAISDGAYVNMLTNHENQSMLITGESGAGKTENTKKVIAYFATVGASQKKDPNQEKKGSLEDQVVQTNPVLEAFGNAKTVRNDNSSRFGKFIRIHFGPSGKLAGADIETYLLEKARVISQQALERSYHIFYQMMSGSVPGLKEQCMLSNDVYDYYIISQGKTTIPNVDDGEECTLTDQAFDILGFTQEEKDNVYKITAAVMHMGSMKFKQRGREEQAEADGTEDGEKVAKLLGVDCQDLYKNLLKPRIKVGNEFVTQGRNKDQVTNSVGALCKGIFDRLFKWLVKKCNETLDTKQKRQHFIGVLDIAGFEIFDFNGFEQLCINFTNEKLQQFFNHHMFVLEQEEYTREGIHWEFIDFGMDLLACIDLIEKPMGILSILEEESMFPKATDQTFVEKLNNNHLGKSAPFLKPKPPKPGCQAAHFAIGHYAGNVGYNITGWLEKNKDPLNDTVVDQFKKGQNKLLIEIFADHPGQSGDAGGAKGGRGKKGGGFATVSSAYKEQLNNLMTTLRSTQPHFVRCIIPNELKQAGLIDSHLVMHQLTCNGVLEGIRICRKGFPNRMVYPDFKLRYKILAPQAVDKETDPKKIAQVILDATGLDVESYRLGHTKVFFRAGVLGQMEEMRDDRLSKIVSWLQAYIRGYLSRKEYKKLQEQRLALQVVQRNLRKYLQLRTWPWWKLWQKVKPLLNVTRIEDQIEELEKKAAKAQEAFEKEEKLRKELEALNAKLLEEKTQLLSNLEGEKGSLSEFQDRAAKLQAQKSDLESQLRDTQDRLTQEEDARNQLFQAKKKLEQEVSGLKKDIEDLELSVQKSEQDKATKDHQIRNLNDEIAHQDELINKLNKEKKMQGESNQKTSEELQAAEDKVNHLNKVKQKLEQTLDELEDSLEREKKLRGDVEKQRRKVEGDLKLTQEAVADLERNKKELEQTIQRKDKEISSLTAKLEDEQSLVSKLQKQIKELQARIEELEEEVESERQARAKAEKQRADLARELEELGERLEEAGGATSAQIELNKKREAELSKLRRDLEEANIQHESTLANLRKKHNDAVAEMGEQLDQLNKLKAKAEKERSQYFSEVNDLRAGVDHLSNEKAAQEKIVKQLQHQLNEVQSKADEANRTLNDLDAAKKKLSIENSDLLRQLEEAESQVSQLSKIKVSLTTQLEDTKRLADEEARERATLLGKFRNLEHDLDNIREQVEEEAEGKADLQRQLSKANAEAQLWRSKYESEGVARSEELEEAKRKLQARLAEAEETIESLNQKVVALEKTKQRLATEVEDLQLEVDRATAIANAAEKKQKAFDKIIGEWKLKVDDLAAELDASQKECRNYSTELFRLKGAYEEGQEQLEAVRRENKNLADEVKDLLDQIGEGGRNIHEIEKARKRLEAEKDELQAALEEAEAALEQEENKVLRAQLELSQVRQEIDRRIQEKEEEFENTRKNHQRALDSMQASLEAEAKGKAEALRMKKKLEADINELEIALDHANKANAEAQKNIKRYQAQIKDLQTALEEEQRARDDAREQLGISERRANALQNELEESRTLLEQADRARRQAEQELGDAHEQLNELSAQNASLSAAKRKLESELQTLHSDLDELLNEAKNSEEKAKKAMVDAARLADELRAEQEHAQTQEKLRKALEQQIKELQVRLDEAEANALKGGKKAIQKLEQRVRELENELDGEQRRHADAQKNLRKAERRIKELTFQAEEDRKNHERMQDLVDKLQQKIKTYKRQIEEAEEIAALNLAKFRKAQQELEEAEERADLAEQAISKFRGKGRAGSAARGVSPAPQRSRPTLADALGTFPPRFDLAPEDF; translated from the exons ACAAAAGACTTCAAGAAGGATCTTGTAGGTCAAGTCAACCCACCTAAGTACGAGAAATGCGAGGATATGTCCAACTTGACATACCTCAACGATGCTTCGGTCTTGTATAACTTGAAGCAAAGATATTACCATAAGCTCATCTAC ACGTACTCGGGTCTCTTCTGCGTGGCCATCAACCCTTACAAGAGGTACCCCGTGTACACGACACGATGTGCCAAGCTCTACCGAGGCAAGCGTCGCTCGGAAGTGCCGCCCCACATCTTCGCCATTTCCGACGGTGCTTACGTCAACATGTTGACCAACCACGAGAATCAATCTATGTTGATTAC CGGAGAGTCTGGTGCCGGAAAGACTGAGAACACGAAGAAAGTAATTGCGTACTTCGCCACCGTCGGTGCCTCCCAAAAGAAGGACCCCAACCAGGAGAAGAAGGGATCCCTGGAAGACCAGGTCGTACAAACTAACCCTGTACTTGAAGCCTTTGGTAACGCCAAGACAGTGCGTAACGACAACTCCTCCCGTTTC GGTAAATTCATCCGTATCCACTTCGGCCCCTCTGGAAAACTGGCCGGTGCTGACATTGAGACCT ATCTGCTAGAGAAAGCCCGTGTCATCTCCCAACAGGCTCTTGAGCGTTCCTACCACATCTTCTACCAGATGATGTCCGGTTCAGTCCCTGGGCTTAAAG aACAATGTATGCTGTCAAACGACGTATATGACTATTACATCATATCGCAAGGCAAAACTACCATTCCCAACGTAGATGATGGCGAGGAATGTACTTTGACTGAC CAAGCCTTCGATATCCTGGGTTTCACCCAAGAGGAGAAGGACAACGTATACAAAATCACCGCCGCTGTCATGCACATGGGTAGCATGAAGTTCAAGCAGAGGGGTCGTGAGGAACAGGCTGAGGCTGATGGTACTGAG GATGGTGAGAAGGTCGCCAAGCTCCTCGGTGTCGACTGCCAGGACTTGTACAAGAACTTGTTGAAGCCCCGCATCAAGGTCGGAAACGAGTTCGTGACCCAGGGTCGTAACAAGGACCAGGTCACCAACTCCGTCGGTGCCCTCTGCAAGGGTATCTTCGATCGTCTCTTCAAGTGGCTGGTGAAGAAGTGTAACGAGACCCTAGACACCAAGCAAAAGAGGCAGCACTTCATCGGTGTACTGGATATTGCCGGTTTCGAAATCTTCGAC TTCAATGGGTTTGAACAACTTTGCATTAACTTCACAAACGAGAAACTCCAACAATTCTTCAATCACCACATGTTTGTATTGGAACAAGAAGAGTACACCAGGGAAGGCATTCATTGGGAATTCATTGACTTTGGGATGGATTTATTGGCCTGCATAGATCTTATTGAGAAG CCCATGGGCATCCTCTCCATCCTTGAGGAAGAGTCTATGTTCCCCAAAGCCACCGATCAGACCTTCGTTGAGAAGTTGAACAACAACCACTTGGGCAAGTCTGCCCCCTTCCTGAAGCCCAAGCCCCCCAAGCCCGGCTGCCAAGCCGCCCACTTCGCCATTGGTCACTACGCCGGTAAT GTCGGCTACAACATCACTGGATGGCTTGAGAAGAACAAGGACCCCCTTAACGACACTGTCGTAGACCAGTTCAAGAAGGGTCAGAACAAACTGTTGATTGAGATCTTTGCTGACCATCCTGGTCAGTCTGGTGACGCCGGTGGCGCCAAGG GCGGTCGCGGTAAGAAGGGTGGTGGTTTCGCTACTGTCTCCTCCGCTTACAAG GAACAACTTAACAACTTGATGACAACATTGAGGTCTACTCAGCCTCACTTCGTACGTTGTATCATCCCCAATGAGTTGAAACAGGCtg GTCTCATCGACTCTCACCTTGTGATGCACCAGCTGACCTGTAACGGTGTGCTTGAGGGTATCCGTATTTGCCGTAAAGGTTTCCCCAACAGAATGGTCTACCCTGACTTCAAGCTCCG CTACAAGATCCTGGCCCCTCAAGCTGTGGACAAGGAAACTGACCCTAAGAAAATCGCTCAAGTCATCCTGGACGCGACGGGTTTGGATGTCGAGTCTTACCGTCTGGGTCACACCAAG GTGTTCTTCCGTGCCGGTGTCCTGGGTCAGATGGAAGAGATGCGTGACGACAGGTTGTCCAAGATCGTCTCCTGGCTCCAGGCCTACATCCGTGGTTACTTGTCCCGCAAGGAGTACAAGAAGCTGCAGGAACAGAG GCTGGCTCTCCAAGTTGTCCAACGCAACTTGCGCAAATACCTGCAGCTCCGCACCTGGCCCTGGTGGAAACTCTGGCAGAAGGTCAAGCCCCTCCTCAACGTCACCCGTATCGAGGACCAGATCGAG GAATTGGAAAAGAAGGCAGCAAAGGCGCAGGAGGCCTTCGAGAAGGAGGAGAAACTCCGAAAGGAGCTGGAGGCTCTCAACGCCAAGCTGCTTGAGGAGAAGACCCAGCTGCTGTCCAACTTGGAGGGAGAGAAGGGCTCTCTTTCCGAGTTTCAGGACCGCGCCGCTAAGCTCCAGGCGCAGAAATCTGACCTCGAGTCGCAACTTAGG GACACCCAAGACCGCCTGACCCAGGAGGAGGACGCCCGCAACCAGCTCTTCCAAGCCAAGAAGAAGTTGGAGCAGGAAGTCTCCGGCCTGAAGAAGGACATCGAGGACCTCGAACTGAGCGTCCAGAAGTCCGAACAGGACAAGGCCACCAAGGACCACCAGATCCGCAACTTGAACGATGAGATCGCCCACCAAGATGAACTCATCAACAAACTCAACAAGGAGAAGAAAATGCAGGGTGAATCCAACCAGAAGACCTCTGAAGAGCTCCAGGCCGCCGAGGACAAGGTCAACCACCTCAACAAGGTTAAGCAGAAGTTGGAGCAGACCCTCGACGAGTTGGAAGACTCGCTCGAGCGCGAGAAGAAACTCCGCGGTGATGTTGAGAAGCAGAGGAGGAAGGTTGAAGGCGACCTCAAGCTCACCCAAGAGGCCGTCGCCGACCTCGAGCGCAACAAGAAGGAGCTCGAGCAGACCATCCAGCGCAAGGACAAGGAGATCTCGTCCCTCACCGCCAAGCTGGAGGACGAGCAGTCCCTTGTCAGCAAGCTGCAGAAGCAGATCAAGGAACTGCAAGCCCGCATCGAAGAGCTCGAGGAAGAGGTCGAGTCCGAACGCCAGGCTCGCGCTAAGGCCGAGAAGCAGCGTGCTGACCTCGCCCGCGAGCTCGAAGAGCTGGGTGAGCGCCTGGAGGAAGCCGGTGGCGCCACCTCAGCTCAGATCGAGCTCAACAAGAAGCGTGAGGCCGAGCTCAGCAAGCTCCGTCGTGACCTGGAGGAAGCCAACATCCAGCACGAGTCCACCCTCGCCAACCTTCGCAAGAAGCACAACGATGCTGTTGCCGAGATGGGCGAGCAGCTCGACCAGCTCAACAAGCTCAAGGCTAA GGCTGAGAAAGAGCGCTCTCAATACTTTAGCGAAGTCAATGACCTCCGCGCTGGGGTCGACCACTTGTCCAACGAAAAG GCTGCCCAAGAGAAGATCGTCAAGCAGCTGCAGCACCAACTCAACGAGGTCCAGAGCAAGGCTGACGAAGCCAACCGCACCCTCAATGACCTGGATGCCGCCAAGAAGAAGCTGTCCATTGAGAACTCCGACCTTCTCCGCCAACTGGAGGAGGCAGAGTCTCAGGTGTCTCAGCTGTCCAAGATCAAGGTGTCGCTCACCACACAGCTGGAGGACACCAAGAGGCTCGCCGACGAGGAGGCCAGG GAACGCGCCACCCTTCTTGGCAAGTTCCGCAATCTGGAGCACGACCTGGACAACATCCGCGAACAGGTCGAAGAGGAAGCCGAAGGCAAGGCTGATCTCCAACGCCAGCTGTCCAAGGCCAACGCCGAAGCTCAACTGTGGCGCTCCAAGTACGAGTCCGAGGGTGTTGCCCGCTCCGAGGAACTCGAGGAGGCCAAGCGCAAGCTCCAGGCCCGCCTCGCCGAGGCCGAGGAGACCATCGAGTCCCTCAACCAGAAGGTTGTCGCCCTCGAGAAGACCAAGCAGCGTCTCGCCACCGAAGTCGAAGACCTGCAACTCGAGGTTGACCGCGCCACTGCCATCGCCAACGCTGCTGAGAAGAAGCAGAAGGCGTTCGACAAGATCATTGGCGAATGGAAGCTCAAGGTTGACGACCTCGCCGCCGAGCTCGACGCTAGCCAGAAGGAATGCCGCAACTACTCCACCGAATTGTTCCGCCTCAAGGGCGCCTACGAAGAAGGTCAGGAACAGCTCGAGGCTGTCCGCCGCGAAAACAAGAACCTCGCCGACGAAGTCAAGGACTTGCTCGACCAAATCGGCGAAGGTGGCCGCAACATCCACGAAATCGAAAAGGCCAGGAAGCGCCTCGAAGCCGAGAAGGACGAGCTCCAGGCTGCCCTCGAGGAAGCCGAAGCCGCCCTCGAACAAGAGGAAAACAAGGTCCTGCGCGCTCAGCTCGAGCTGTCTCAGGTCAGACAGGAAATCGACAGGCGCATCCAGGAGAAGGAGGAGGAATTCGAGAACACACGCAAGAACCACCAGCGCGCTCTCGACTCCATGCAAGCTTCCCTCGAAGCCGAGGCTAAGGGCAAGGCTGAGGCCCTGCGCATGAAGAAGAAGCTCGAAGCCGACATCAATGAGTTGGAAATTGCTCTCGACCACGCTAACAAGGCTAATGCTGAGGCCCAGAAGAACATCAAGCGCTACCAGGCTCAGATCAAGGACCTCCAGACCGCCCTGGAAGAGGAACAACGCGCCCGCGACGATGCCCGCGAACAGCTTGGAATCTCCGAGCGTCGTGCCAATGCCCTCCAGAACGAGCTCGAGGAGTCTCGTACTCTTCTGGAACAGGCCGACCGTGCCCGCCGTCAAGCCGAACAGGAACTTGGCGATGCTCACGAACAGCTCAACGAACTTTCCGCCCAGAACGCTTCCCTGTCTGCTGCCAAGAGGAAACTCGAATCCGAACTGCAGACCCTGCACTCCGACCTGGACGAGCTCCTCAACGAGGCTAAGAACTCTGAGGAGAAGGCGAAGAAGGCCATGGTTGACGCCGCTCGTCTCGCCGATGAGCTTCGCGCCGAACAGGAACACGCCCAGACACAAGAGAAACTACGCAAGGCCCTTGAACAACAGATCAAGGAACTGCAGGTCAGGTTAGACGAGGCTGAGGCCAACGCTCTTAAGGGAGGAAAGAAGGCTATCCAGAAACTCGAACAGAGAGTCAGAGAACTCGAGAACGAGCTTGACGGTGAACAGAGGAGGCACGCCGACGCACAGAAGAACCTGCGCAAGGCCGAGAGACGCATCAAGGAGCTCACCTTCCAGGCCGAGGAGGACCGCAAGAACCACGAGCGCATGCAGGACCTGGTCGACAAACTGCAACAGAAGATCAAGACCTACAAGAGGCAGATCGAAGAGGCAGAAGAAATCGCCGCCCTCAACTTGGCTAAGTTCCGCAAGGCACAGCAGGAGTTGGAGGAGGCAGAAGAGAGGGCAGACCTGGCCGAGCAGGCCATCAGCAAATTCCGTGGCAAGGGACGCGCAGGATCCGCGGCGAGAGGAGTCAGTCCGGCG CCCCAGCGCTCGCGCCCCACGCTCGCAGACGCCCTCGGCACCTTCCCACCTCGGTTCGACTTGGCGCCCGAAGATTTCTAA